CGCGTGGCGTTGAAGGCACCCGAGCGTGTAAGCGCGCTGGTGACGGTTGCTTCCTCGCCGTGCTTCAGCGCACAGGGCGAATGGGCGGGCATTAAACCCGAAGTGCTGGCCGGTTTTCAGCATCAGTTGAGTGAAGATTTTCAGCGTACCGTCGAGCGTTTTCTCGCGCTGCAAACGCTGGGAACGGAAACCGCAAGGCAGGACGCGCGTCAGCTAAAAAACGCAGTGTTGTCGCTGGAAATGCCTTCTGCTGAGGTGCTGAACGGCGGGCTGGAGATCCTGAAGACAGCGGATTTGCGCGAAGCATTATCATCGCTGACGCTGCCGTTTTTACGCCTCTACGGGCGGCTCGATGGGCTGGTGCCGCGCAAAATCGTGCCGGTGCTGGATGAGATGTGGCCTGCAAGCGAATCGATTGTGTTTGCAAAAGCAGCGCATGCGCCTTTTATCTCGCATCCGGTTGAATTCTGCGAAACCCTGCTGGCATTAAAAGCGAAGCTGTGAAAGCAGCCCGGTAGTGAGCTGCTTATCGGGCCTTCAGCACAGCGTCCACCACTCCTGCTGGCAGGCGCTTTTCCCTTCCGGACACTGTTTACAGCTACCGGTTAAACAACCGGTAGCATCTTCCTGAACACGCATCACTTTACCCATCGCTTCCATGCGACCCAGCATGGCATCAATCATCGCTCTGGGCGTGCGCAGCGTGCTGCTCAACTGCTGCGCATCCATTCTTCCCCGAAGCGCCAGCAGATCGCGAATCTCAAGTAATGATGCCATCGCTTCACTCCTTAATGGCAGTCGCCCGCCGGGCTGTCACAGCAACTGGCGACAGTTTTACGTGTAGCCAGCGTACTGATATCCACCCGGCTTCTGGCCCGGCGCAGCGCGCCAATGACCACCACGTTAAACAGGAGAACCGCCAGAATGCAGGTCAGGCTGTAGAGTGGATGCTGGTTAAAGGTGACACTTTGATAGAACAACGTTGCCAGTGAGTAGGCGATATTCAGCCCCCACAGCACCGAGAATCCCATCCAGCCGCGGCTCGATTCGCGGGCGATTGCGCCCATCGCGGTAATGCACGGCACGTAGAGCAGGACGAAAATCAGGTAGCTATAGGCGGCGGCCGCGCTGCCGAATTTCTGGCTCATTACGCCCATCGTACCCGTCGCCATTTCACCGTCGCCTTTACTGGCTTCGATTGGGTTGGCCAGCACGCTCAGGCTGAAGGTATCGCGCACGCTTTTCACGGTGTCTTCCAGCGCGGCAATCAGCTCGTCGCTCAGGCTGAATTCCGCCGGATTAAAGCCAGCTTGCTCAATATTTTCGGCGGTATAGAGCGTATTCAGTGTACCCACCACCACTTCTTTCGCCATCGCGCCAGTGACCAGGCCGACAGTGGCCTGCCAGTGATCGCCATGCACGCCAATCGGCTCCAGCAGCGGTGTAAATACCCGGCTGATCGACGCCAGCGCAGATTCATCGATTTTATGTACCGTCCGGCCATCCAGCGAGAAACTGTTCATTGCGCTGAGGAAAATGCTGACGATGATGATGACTTTACCCGCGCGGATCACAAAGCCTTTCAGGCGCTGCCAGGTTTGCAGCAGCAGGCTTTTCAGATGCGGTACGTGATAGACCGGAAGCTCCATCACGAACGGCGAGGCTTCACCGCGCAGCAGGGTAAATTTCAACATCAGCCCGGTGAGGATCGCCATTACAATCCCCAGCACGTAGAGTGAGAAGACGGTGATCGCACCATGCTGGCCGAAAAAAGCCGCCGAGAAGACAGCGAAAATGGCCAGACGTGCGCCGCAGGACATAAACGGCGCCATCATGATAGTAATTAACCGTTCACGCGGGGCATCCAGCGTACGGGCGCCCATCACTGACGGCACGTTGCAGCCGAAACCAACAATCAGCGGCACAAAGGATTTTCCTGGCAGCCCCAGCGATTGCATCAGCCGGTCCATCACAAAGGCCGCGCGCGCCATATAGCCGGAATCTTCAAGGAACGACATAAACAGGTACATCATGCCAAGCTGCGGCACCAGCGGCAGTACGGTATTCACCCCGCCGCCGAGCCCCTGAGCAAGGAAGATTGTCAGCCATTCCGGAAAGTGCAGCGTGGCACCCAGCCACTGAATGCCATGGATAAAAATCGCCACTGAACCGGCGTCGAAGATCGGCTGGAACGCACCACCAATGTTGATGGCGAACAGAAACATCAGATACATGACAAACAGAAAGATCGGCAGACCCAAAAAGCGGTTGATCACAATGCGGTCAACGGCGGCGGTAAACTGGCTCGGCTCGGCCGTTAACGTGTTGCTGACGGTGTCGCAGATGGCGGCAATCGACTGGTAACGCGCATCGGCAATATGCAGCGCCGGATCGTCCATCCCGTCTTTCAGACGGGAGAGTGCAGCGTCGAATTGCTGGTTGTTGATGCCCGAGTTCGCGCGGCTGTAGATATCACCCTCGAGTATTTGCAGACCCATCCAGCGGCGCTGCTGTTGCGGAAGCTCCTCCGGCATCTGCGCGGCCAGCGCGTCGGCTTCACGGGAAAGCGGTTGGGCGTAATGCACCAGTTCGATATTGTCATTGGCGCGATGACGATCCACCGCCAGCTTCAGCGCTTCAATACCGCGACCACGTGTGGATACCAGCGGGATAACCGGGCAGCCAAGGCGGGCTGAAAGGGCATCTACATCGATGCGCACTTTTTGTTTTTCAGCGATATCCAGCATGTTGAGCGCGATGATGCATGGTACGCCCAGTTCCAGCAGTTGGAGTGTCAGATAAAGATTGCGTTCAAGGTTCGAAGCATCCACCACGTTGATCAGCAGATCGGCATCGCCACTCAAAATGTAGTGACAGGCAATCTGCTCATCCAGCGATGTTTGCGCCGAAATGGTGGTCAGCGAATAGGTGCCAGGCAGGTCAACCAGCGTAACCTGGTGATCGGTTGTGGTGAAAAAGCCCTCTTTGCGCTCTACCGTTACGCCAGACCAGTTTCCCACCCGCTGGCGCGCTCCCGTTAACTGATTGAATAATGTCGTCTTGCCGGAATTAGGATTACCAATTAAACCAATGGTCAATTTTTTCATTTTACTTAGCACTCTATGTCATAGCTGACCGGTTAACGGGACATCGCTTCCAGTTCGAGAAAAGCGAGATCTTTTTTCCGTAACACTAAATTAACGCGGCGGGTCTCGATATGAATGGGATCGCCTAATGGTGCCACCCGCACCACATTAAAAGATGAGCCGGGCAACATACCTAATGACAGGAGTTTTTGCCGCCAGGCCGGGCTTATTTGCTGTGAGAAGCCGGTAATTTTCCACACACTGTCAGGAGAGAAATGCATAGTGCCTACTTATTTTTGCTGCGAGCCGATGTTTGCCGTACGTCATCACGACGCACCGTGAACCCATGAAGAGTAAAGAACAGCCAACGAGAACAATGATAATGAGAATAGTTTTTATCATCAATAATAAAAATGCGTCAGGACGGGAGAGGAAATAAAAATTCGATTTTGTTTTGACGTAGCTCAAAAATAAGTTGGGTTCTGAATTTTGCGCGGCGCAGTAACACATTAATGAGAAATAAATAATTGTTATTTATATCGGGATCTTAATCTTTTATTCATATTTGAAATGGTGCGCGGGCCGTAAGTCCGCTGATGTAAATTCCGATAAATAAATACGATGTCAGTAAATTGATTAATAATTTTGAATATCAATAACCAGCAAAAATAATAGGTTAATAATTCTCTATGATTAACAGCACTAAGAAAAAGGCGCTTTTTCGACGGTGTTGCACCAAAAATAACCCCTCTCCCGCAGGCGCAAGAGAGGGGAGAGGATTAGCGTTTTTTACCCATCGCCGCCGCCAGTGCATCCATCATTGCGCTGTTGCCGCCGGGTTGAGGGCTGCGATCCCGCGGTGATTTTGCCGGACGCGCGCTACTCCGGTTACCAACATCGCGACTACCGCCATTGCCACTGCCGCGACGGCTGTTACTGTCGCCTGGTTGTTCGTCCAGACGCATGGTCAACGCAATACGTTTACGCGGCAGATCGACTTCCAGCACTTTCACCTTCACGATATCGCCTGCTTTCACCACCGTATGCGGATCTTCAACGAACTTATCCGCCAGCGAGGAGATATGTACCAGCCCGTCCTGATGCACGCCGATATCAACGAACGCGCCAAAGTTGGTGACGTTGGTCACTGCGCCTTCCAGCACCATACCTGGCAACAGATCGTTCATGGTTTCGATGCCTTCGGCGAAGGTCGCGGTTTTGAACTCCGGACGCGGGTCGCGGCCCGGTTTCTCCAGCTCTTTGATGATGTCGGTGACGGTCGGCACGCCGAACTGCTCGTCGGTAAACTCGGACGGTTTCAGCTTACGTAACTCGGCGCTGTTGCCCATCAGATCGCGCAGGGACTGTGCGGTTGCCGCCAGAATTCGCTCGACCACCGGATAGGTTTCCGGGTGAACGGTGGAAGCATCCAGCGGGTTGTCGCCGTGGTTAATACGCAGGAAGCCCGCGCACTGTTCAAAGGCTTTCGGCCCAAGGCGGCTCACTTTTAGCAGTTGCTGACGGTTCTGGAACTGACCGTTTTCATCGCGCCAGGAGACAATATTTTGCGCCATCATGCGGGTTAAACCGGCCACGCGCGTCAGTAGCGGCACCGAGGCGGTATTCAGATCAACGCCGACGGCGTTCACGCAGTCTTCAACGACGGCGTCCAGTTTACGCGCCAGCTGTGTCTGGCTGACGTCATGCTGATACTGGCCAACGCCGATTGATTTCGGGTCGATTTTCACCAGCTCAGCCAGGGGATCCTGTAAACGGCGGGCGATAGACACCGCACCGCGCAGAGAAACGTCGAGATCCGGGAATTCCAGCGCCGCCAGTTCGGAGGCGGAGTAGACTGACGCCCCCGCTTCGCTGACAATCACTTTCTGTGCGGTCACTTTCGGGAACTGTTTCTGCACATCCAGGTAGAAACGTTCGGTCTCGCGCGATGCTGTACCATTACCGATCGCCACCAGTTCGACGTTGTGTTTCTCGCACAGCGCCGCCACGGCAACCGCCGCTTTCGCTGCCTGCCCGGTGTGCGGATAAATCGTGTCGGTTGCGACCAGTTTGCCGGTGGCATCGACTACTGCCACTTTTACGCCGGTACGCAGGCCCGGATCGAGCCCCATCGTTGCACGCAGCCCGGCCGGTGCGGCCATCAGCAGATCGTGCAGGTTGCGGGCGAAGACGTTAATCGCTTCATCTTCCGCGCGTTCGCGCACAGTACCCATTAATTCAGTTTCAAGGTGCATCAGGACCTTAATGCGCCACGTCCAGCTCACGACGCTGCGGCGCCAGCTATCTGCCGGGGCGTTATTCAGGCGCAGGCCGAGATGGTCGATAATAATCTGCTCGCAGTGGCTCTCTTTCGGCGGCTCGTCAAACTGCGGATCGGCATTCAGCGCCAGTTGCAGCACACCCTCATTACGCCCACGGAACATGGCCAGCGCGCGGTGCGAAGGAACGGTAGAAATCGGTTCGTGATGATCGAAATAGTCGCGGAATTTCGCGCCTTCTTCCTCTTTGCCACTGACCACCGTCGCCACGAGATGGGCGTTTTTCCACAGATAGTCACGGACTTTCGCCAGCAGGGCCGCATCCTCAGCGAAGCGCTCCATCAGGATATAACGCGCGCCATCAAGCGCCGCTTTGCTGTCGGCAACACCTTTATCTGCATCCACAAACGTGGCGGCCAGCGTTTCCGGATCCTGCGACGGGTCATTCCACAGTTGGTCTGCCAGCGGTTCGAGACCGGCTTCAATCGCGATTTGCCCGCGCGTGCGACGCTTCGGTTTGTAGGGAAGATAGAAGTCTTCGAGTTCGGTTTTGCTCAGCGTACCGTTGA
Above is a genomic segment from Kosakonia radicincitans DSM 16656 containing:
- the bioH gene encoding pimeloyl-ACP methyl ester esterase BioH, encoding MKDIWWQTKGEGDCHLVLLHGWGLNAQVWDCITPELSAHFTLHLVDLPGYGRSTGFSPLSLGQMVDIVLAQAPERAIWLGWSLGGLVASRVALKAPERVSALVTVASSPCFSAQGEWAGIKPEVLAGFQHQLSEDFQRTVERFLALQTLGTETARQDARQLKNAVLSLEMPSAEVLNGGLEILKTADLREALSSLTLPFLRLYGRLDGLVPRKIVPVLDEMWPASESIVFAKAAHAPFISHPVEFCETLLALKAKL
- the feoC gene encoding [Fe-S]-dependent transcriptional repressor FeoC, with the protein product MASLLEIRDLLALRGRMDAQQLSSTLRTPRAMIDAMLGRMEAMGKVMRVQEDATGCLTGSCKQCPEGKSACQQEWWTLC
- the feoB gene encoding Fe(2+) transporter permease subunit FeoB is translated as MKKLTIGLIGNPNSGKTTLFNQLTGARQRVGNWSGVTVERKEGFFTTTDHQVTLVDLPGTYSLTTISAQTSLDEQIACHYILSGDADLLINVVDASNLERNLYLTLQLLELGVPCIIALNMLDIAEKQKVRIDVDALSARLGCPVIPLVSTRGRGIEALKLAVDRHRANDNIELVHYAQPLSREADALAAQMPEELPQQQRRWMGLQILEGDIYSRANSGINNQQFDAALSRLKDGMDDPALHIADARYQSIAAICDTVSNTLTAEPSQFTAAVDRIVINRFLGLPIFLFVMYLMFLFAINIGGAFQPIFDAGSVAIFIHGIQWLGATLHFPEWLTIFLAQGLGGGVNTVLPLVPQLGMMYLFMSFLEDSGYMARAAFVMDRLMQSLGLPGKSFVPLIVGFGCNVPSVMGARTLDAPRERLITIMMAPFMSCGARLAIFAVFSAAFFGQHGAITVFSLYVLGIVMAILTGLMLKFTLLRGEASPFVMELPVYHVPHLKSLLLQTWQRLKGFVIRAGKVIIIVSIFLSAMNSFSLDGRTVHKIDESALASISRVFTPLLEPIGVHGDHWQATVGLVTGAMAKEVVVGTLNTLYTAENIEQAGFNPAEFSLSDELIAALEDTVKSVRDTFSLSVLANPIEASKGDGEMATGTMGVMSQKFGSAAAAYSYLIFVLLYVPCITAMGAIARESSRGWMGFSVLWGLNIAYSLATLFYQSVTFNQHPLYSLTCILAVLLFNVVVIGALRRARSRVDISTLATRKTVASCCDSPAGDCH
- the feoA gene encoding ferrous iron transporter A → MHFSPDSVWKITGFSQQISPAWRQKLLSLGMLPGSSFNVVRVAPLGDPIHIETRRVNLVLRKKDLAFLELEAMSR
- a CDS encoding Tex family protein yields the protein MMNDSLCRIIAGELQARTEQVESAVRLLDEGNTVPFIARYRKEVTGGLDDTQLRQLETRLGYLRELEERRQAILKSIGEQGKLSEELAKAINGTLSKTELEDFYLPYKPKRRTRGQIAIEAGLEPLADQLWNDPSQDPETLAATFVDADKGVADSKAALDGARYILMERFAEDAALLAKVRDYLWKNAHLVATVVSGKEEEGAKFRDYFDHHEPISTVPSHRALAMFRGRNEGVLQLALNADPQFDEPPKESHCEQIIIDHLGLRLNNAPADSWRRSVVSWTWRIKVLMHLETELMGTVRERAEDEAINVFARNLHDLLMAAPAGLRATMGLDPGLRTGVKVAVVDATGKLVATDTIYPHTGQAAKAAVAVAALCEKHNVELVAIGNGTASRETERFYLDVQKQFPKVTAQKVIVSEAGASVYSASELAALEFPDLDVSLRGAVSIARRLQDPLAELVKIDPKSIGVGQYQHDVSQTQLARKLDAVVEDCVNAVGVDLNTASVPLLTRVAGLTRMMAQNIVSWRDENGQFQNRQQLLKVSRLGPKAFEQCAGFLRINHGDNPLDASTVHPETYPVVERILAATAQSLRDLMGNSAELRKLKPSEFTDEQFGVPTVTDIIKELEKPGRDPRPEFKTATFAEGIETMNDLLPGMVLEGAVTNVTNFGAFVDIGVHQDGLVHISSLADKFVEDPHTVVKAGDIVKVKVLEVDLPRKRIALTMRLDEQPGDSNSRRGSGNGGSRDVGNRSSARPAKSPRDRSPQPGGNSAMMDALAAAMGKKR